The following is a genomic window from Chaetodon trifascialis isolate fChaTrf1 chromosome 13, fChaTrf1.hap1, whole genome shotgun sequence.
AACCACTTTATTTTGTTTACTTTTACCTACTTTGGTCCATAATGGCTATTTTTCACTACAAAGGACTGAGCAGTGAGGTAGAGAAATGCATGCCATTTACAAAACCACTGCACAAAAATCCTGCctcagtcatttttcattgaCTGCTAAATTGGGTTCATAATTCTGGAAGtataaaaacattcatttatatgcaCATAACTCAGAAAAGTGCTAAGTTGTACCACAAAGGAATCGCAGTTTGCCACCACATCGCTGTTGTGTACAGAACTGTAATAGCTACAAGTACAGACATCAGCATGACTAGActgcttctgcagctctgtTATAATATAACCTAGATTTGCTCCACTACGCTATCTTCAATTCAGTCTGCATCAAAGCAAGGTGTTCTTTTAATTCTACATATGAGGTGAATATCACCATGCAGCAACACATCTAAAGATGGTAATTCTCTGTGGTGTTAGCCCACTATATAGGCTCAGGTATGGCACCCTGATGCCTGGCTCAAGGAGCAGGTCCTGCTGCCATTAACTGTCTGTGGATCAGTTTTTAACAAGACTATAAAAGGAGTCTTACAGAGTCACTCTGAATCTGAGCCCTCATCTAAGAGTAGTTTCGATGTCCCCTCATATCCAGGCCCTCGCCACCATAACCAGATTGGAGGGGTCAACTTATACAATGACTATAAGGTTATCAGCTGCtttgtttaatttaaaatgtagAGGAGTAAGACATTCTTCTAagtgaaatgtagtgaagtacaaCAATAAAGTAGCATAATATGGATAAAATGATATATGGTAAATCTACTTCATTCCTTTCCACCACTAATCATAAGAGTGAAGAATGAGCTGAGGCTGAAGAAAACCACTAAATCTAGCTGCAACTGGATTATTGCTGGATCATCATTCCATATCTCATCTATAGTCATACGATTTATGGAGTGAATGAAAAGTTGAGATAACCCATATGGGCACTAAAATGAGGCTTTCTGTGCAATGAGCTTATGTTACACAACAAGGTGAGAAGCTCAGCAAAGTGAGGATTACCTCaatctgctgcttcctctgcgcCGAGGGAGCCAGCTGAGGTTTCTGCCACTCAAAAAGCTACCCTACAGATGCCTCAGACCACTGCACCCGCCAGGCATTGCTGAGCAGATCCAGGATACACAGAAAGGATTTTACCTCCTGTGAATCCCTTGGCGTCAccctggagaagctggaggaagCTGATGGGGAAGAGGACATCTGGCAGATGCTGGGTAATCCTCATCCAAATATCCAACTTCACATGCAAGATAAAGTCCTTCCTGTGTATCTTGATCTGCTCAGCAGTGCTCCcccatttctcctcctgctgacCTCACAGGACAGTAGCCAActggatggaaggatggagaaAGTGACATTTATATTGCATGTCAGTCACTATTTTAGAGCCTTGCTGGACCAAGATAGGACCAATAAGATTACCTGTTTGTCTTCTTAAACGAGTCTGCCCTTTAAGATCACCATAGCATACTGTGAATTTTTATACTTTCTGTAGGAAAGTCAGTGCCAGGCATGAGAAGGATCTCTCCTGACACTGTGTAGTGGTTTCTCTAACATAACAAGACCTTTTGTGCCATCTAGTGACTGCAAGCAGGTTTACATGATGGCATCATTACTAGATATGACCACTGGGGGGCAGCATTTGTTTCTAAAAGTGCAGTTTGTTGTCTGTGTATTCACACCATACATATATTATATGAAATATATGCAGCAGACTCAGTAACTGAATTCGTCAGAGCAGCTGGAAATGCATGGAAAGGGAAAGGAAATGTGCAATGCTCTTCTTCTTAAAAAcagcccttgagcaaggcacctAACATCCAACAGTGGAGCCACCCAGTGGTGAACAGTGGCAGACTGTGGGGGCAAGCTCCACTTCCTGGCTGTGAATGTTTTCTAACTGCATGCACTGATAGAGGTTAAGCTACAATGAGCATCTGAAAACAAATGGTCTCGAGCTAAAGGAAGGTGAAGAATACTTTACTGTTAACTAttataaaatgtgaataaaaaccTGCACATTCATTTTAAGCCATTTCAGCAAATGTATGCTTAAgcgtttttgtcattttctgaatgctgatgtttttatgttgttgacgacaacataaaaacaagaagaCAAACGATACAAAGAGTCACTTCTTTATTACAGTAAATCTAAAAATCACATATCAAACAGTACCAAAAAAGCTTCATCAGGTTTCCAGCTCTCTGATAAGACATGCGCTCTTTCCTCAGTACAGTGGCTTTTCACACTGTTGCCATCAGCGTTTCATTATGAGAACATTACTGTTTCAAGGTTGTCTTTCCCTGCACAGCGAGGGACTTTTAGCCCTGTGgctattatttattatttctggtCTCTTGGCAGTTAACCACCTGACACTTTCAATTACTACAAACCAGCGACTGGCTTCAAttcacagtgcagctgctgttgtaTGTTGACTGAGGATCATTGAGGTTGAGTCAACGGCTCCGAACGTACAGTGACGAGCCTGTTTGGTTTCATCTCATGACACTTAACACACCCATTTATGGTGTTTATAGCGCAACAAACCATACTGTGAATCAAAATCAAGAGGTCAACATcaatacatatacacacagtatatcatCTCAAACattaatatttacatatttgttttttgtggttgGTCAGCCTGATAAATATGTCAAATCAAGACAGGAccatttttaatgttatttgcCATAAAGTGATCATAATTACTACAGTACTTTGTTCACCTTTTGAGCTATACCACTGACCTACAATACCACATGACTGTCCATAATTAACAGTATGCGTGATTAGTGTTAATGATGGGATGGATTTAGAAAAATGCTTAAGGCAGTTCTTGAGAGGCAGCCATTATATAAAGTTGTGGGATACCAGGAGCCAGTGGGTCTGTGCTGCCTTTATTACTCAGGTGGAGATGCGTCAGTGCAGTGCCAGTATACCGCCATCTGATCAGTGCCGTGAAAGAGGCCCGACATTATGGCATTTTGagaaactattttttttttcaacctgcAATACAGTTTCCTTTGTAACTGAAGGTGCTGGATGAGCTGGTTGAGTTAATTCAGCCTCGCATCAGGACAGTATTCAGAGATCAGCTGCCTGGAGCAGACTGTTAAATGCTGGTAGACTCTCAGAGGTTCAGATTAAAAGTCTGTTTTGCATCTCAGAGGTTTTGGTCAAGTCAGTGGAGTATTCTGTGGAGGTATCTCTCTGGgttgctctctcctcctctcctcagtccCGAGCTGGTTCTAACTGGTCTCTCAGAGGTCATTGCAGGGCCCTGGCTCTCAGTTAGTCCCACTGTGGCCTCTGTATCTCTTCCTGTTGTCCCCACAGAGGTGTGTCGGTGTGGTTCTGGACTGCTGTGTGCTCTTGCCTCAGAATCACTCTCCTCTGTGGGGTCCTTCCCTGGGCTTCCAGGCGAGCTCTCCCCGATCCTGAACAACATAACAGTTTTGTTGAAGATGACACCAAGCGATTAAAAAGTCATGATGATTAATGTTGTTCATGTATATGAAGTCATGTCAGGTGAGCAGTTTTTCTACCTGAGGTGATTGAAGGCTCGTAACCAGTGTGAGCCCAGTGCATCCCTCCCCTTCGTCCTCAGCCCTCTCCTGTGACTTCGGGCCCTCAGTCCTATCAATGCCTGAGCGAGTTCAGCCTCGTCCCCGTGGCCCCAAACCAGCTGGGCCCTCTGCTCCGCATCCTGGTCCCCAGCCGCCCTGAACAGTCTCTGGAGCTGCCACAGATTCACATCGCTGAAAATGTTCCCCGAGCCAgccttcctgctcctcctctcggCCAGCCGCCACAGCGAGGACGGGCCCGCCACCACGGACGAAGGAGGGTGGCCGTGTCCGGTGTCCATCCGGAGAAAGACGGGAAACGGTGGCATACACCGGCTCTACTCTGTGGAGAAGCCAGTGCGAGTTTAAACTCactgtgtgttcacaaagaAAAAGCTGCCTACGATTTATGATTAATatgtgacagaaaacaacataGAAAGCACATGAGCACAGACTGCGAACCTATAGACAGCTGTCACAACTGAACACAGTCAGCTGCCAGCCGTGATTCTTTAATCCTACTTTAGGAAGTGAGTGACGAGCTGCACTTGAAAGCCCATTAAACTGCAGATGGCAACTTTATCTCTCTTTAGTCACACATGGTTTTAAGTGGGACATGATTGCATGTGGGTCAGCAGCCCTTACACTGACACGACTTTCTTTCAACTAAACAATCTTAAGCAAAGCTTCTGCGAGAGCCGTCAAACAGCAGATCAACTCACAGATGAAGATCAGGCCTGAGTTGTCAAACCTGCCGTTTCCCCGGTCAGGAATAAagtttcatcttctcttttcgTTCATCTTCATTCTGTAAGGTCTGTCTCCCACCGGAGGTCAAAACATCTTCCTTTACACCTCATTACACCAACTAGTCCTTTACATTTAATGCAGTTCCAACATCCATGTcttattttagctttttttacGGGTCTATCCAGAAAtagcaagaaaaaaacatcacatcacaacatGAGCGAGAAGTTACTGTGCACAACTCCTACCCCTTCCCTCCAGTGAGAGACTATTCTGGGTTATTTAAGGACACATCTGTGATTTTTCCCACACATTATCACCATTATGGgatgcagctgcacacagacgAACACATGCACGTTCTCAAGCCTATTTTTCTGCATTACAAGTGGGTTAATATTAACCAAGCGTCACATGCTTCCCTCCCCTCGGTGCCTTGGCATTAGACTGTTTAGGCCTGACACACTGTTGCGGCACAGTGGAGCAGAAATACCGGATCAAAACTTAAtgcttattttttaaaatgctatAAGGAAAGTCCTACCTTAGAATATAAAATCCAATGCACTGAGTGAACGCACCCTGTATAAGGCTGTCAATGTTGGGTTTGAGGGGAATCAGGGGAAAGGCAGTAAACAACAATCTTGTGAGAgtcatgtgaaaaatgaaaggtcGTCCGCTTACCCGAAGATAAAGCGATATATTCGGCGCGCTCCGCTCCTACAGCATCTCCCTCTGCGATGTGCGCTCCTTCGCGTCCAAAGCGAATACAATGGCCGAAACGTCGCCGGCCAGTCTGCTCGTCCAGCCTCATCTGCGATCAATTTGTGTCCTTGAGCCGACTGTCAATCACAAATCAATGCTGTCAAAAGGCCAATGAGCGTAGAGGGATTTTTTGTCTCCTCCTGCCGGGGGTGGGGATACAGCTTTGTTTGGACCAATCATAGTGTTCGAGAGGAGGGGCGGAGGGGCGACAACTCCGCCTCCTGGCCACGTATAGGGTGTGTACGCTGAAATCCATTGACGTCAATGAGCCTGGCTGGCACGAGAGGCGTCTGTCAGTTATGTGAGAGGGAAGTCAACATGTGAGCATCCTGCGCAAACAGCATGACGCATGGAGTCCCAAACATCTGCGCCAAATGAACAGGCGCAGTGTTCATACACTCACTTACACTGTTTATTGTCATGAGTGaaatcagaaaaatatttgaatgcTGGCTTCACTGAGAGAAACTACTTTGAACCCAGtgatttgtgatatttttgtttAATCTCTGCCACATTTACATTAATTTCACTTACATAAAGGTCATAAGACGGGACGGGAAAGGTCACACACCCCGGGCCGAAGGAAACTGCACCGTGGGGACATCCATCAGCAGGATCAatccagcagaggaggagcgcGCTTTGAGTTACAGGCCAGCCCCTTCTCCATCACCCAGCCCCCCAACACAGACGCTACATTCAACAGAGGAAACGGAAAAGACGAAACATACAAGAaggtttttcatttcaaaaccCCGGGGCTGTGGAAAGAACAGAGAGTTCCTTTTTGTGTACCTAAACTTGTCCACTTTTGGCTGCATTGTTAGACCACAAACCCGGCCTTCCGAACCGTTCTTTCCACTTTTTGCCCATCTTTTCCCCAGCTGTTTGCAGCTGGCAGAACGCACCCGCCCTGTTCGGCGAAAAGGGACCGAGAGTGaccggaggaggagagagatgccACCCCAACCTCCCCAGCCGCAGGTGAGGGAGAATATCCTGAAGTTCCTCAACAGTTTTTTGGGAATCATCCGGATCCTGCAGATTGTGTTCGGGGCCGGGCTGTGGGTGACCATCGCCGCCAACAAATACGAGGGCTCCATTCACTTCGTCCTGTTCGTCGCGGTCCTCTTCTGGCTCCTCACCCTcgccctcttcttcctcaccctcCTGGATAAGCAGGACCTCGTCCCGCTGCTGGGAGGGGACCGCTGGTTGTCCACCAACCTGGCGCACGACGTGGCCGCCGCCGTGCTCTACCTGCCGGCCATAGGTGTCATGATCTACAAGACGGATCGCAACTCGTACTGCAACCTGGAGCAGTACAAGCACCTCTGTCTGTACAAGGTCTACCTGACGGCCGCCGTGTTCGCCTGCCTGTGCTGCCTGGTTTACCTCCTGTCGGTTATTTATGGGGCGTGCAGGAAGTGTCGGGGAGAACAAACGGTCATCTGATGGGACTGAAGGGGGGTGATGGCAGCAGGGAGGGGGTTATGGGTCCTtgagggggttgggggggtaTCCACAGCAAGATGAGGAATAGTTAACTTCACTGTAATTTAACTCAACAGCTACTCTAATCGCAGGTTTATCTCTATTGTCTCCCCAGTAACATCCAAAAACCAAATCCTTCTGGTCTGAGTATTTGAGGTTGGCTGACAGGAAAGTACAGCAGCTCCTGGTTCAGAGGCCTAGCTGCCAGGGTTGGATGTCTGATGGAAATGTGTGAGGAGGGCGGAGTGTTATACCCCTTTATTAAGGCACAGGTGATATGTTTGTGGTTGTTGTTAAGGCCATGCCTCCACCTCTTAAGGTTGTTTCCCagtaatttaatgtaatttccCCCCACAAAGAACCATTATGATGTTCCTGCGTGGACTTATAGTGAGCAAGCAGTGTATTCAGTGTCATGTTTACGATTCAAAGGCCTTATATGTTTTGTAGACTTGTGTTAGTACTGAGTAACAGTCCATGTAAAACCTCTCATAGGATCACCACAGTTGTCTTCAAGGGATTCTTCTCATTACCTTTTTTTAAAGTatatatttttatgtgtttttgtacgACAGCAGACTATACTGAGCAGTTACTGAAGCGTGACGGACTAAAACACTCGCAGACATCCTGTTGAcaagctctgtttttgttttgtctgactcgAGCAATGCAAAGTCTTTATCAGTGCCTTGGCTCAACAAGGTTGTGGcgacaacagcaacaacaacaaccccacAGTATGGATGTGATTGGTGCTACCATGTATATGCTGAACAAAAATATCCCTAAAGTGTTCACTATGTAAAGCCAAAGAGCAAAAATGGTACAAATAAAGACCAGTAAGTGAGAGCTGGTGAGCTGTTTCTTTGGTTGTTGTCATATGTTAGTACAAAGAGACAATGAGGGAAATGTATGCTTTGTTAATTTTGTTTGAGTACTCTGAGCTAAATTTAGAGAAAGAGCTGGGCCATGTGCATGTATTGTGCTTTTGGTGGCTTTCCttaaatgaaacacagattTAGAGGGAGTAGTGACGGAAGCCCTCAGGAACTTCCTGTTGGGAGATAAAAGCCTTGGCCAATCAGCAGGGATCCTTTATATGCTTTGCCACTTGACCACATGAAAGACTCAAATCCTTAGACCTATCTCTAAGAGACAATGAGAGAgtcactcacgcacacacacagacaatgtgtAATGCAGCCGCTGTGCGatagagagaatgtgtgtgttgcattagGGTTATCCTACTTTTGGAAacgatgtgtgtgtatgttgtgtgtgtgtgtgtgtgtgtgtgtgtgtgtgtgtgtgtgtgtgtgtgtgtgtgtgtgtgtgtgtgtgtgtgtgtgtgtgtgtgtgtgtgtgtgtgtgtgtaataatctGGAAAGAGGCTTGTTCTTACCGTAACAGTCTGTTGGGGTCTGGAGGTGGGCTAACTTTCAGCCAATGAAAATGAAGCCAAGCAGTGGAAGATGATTCAACGTCTCATCTATTCCAAACAGCATGCACTTCTTAAAAACATGCTGTGGACAAGTTGCTTTTGGTTGCTTCATAGAGTCAGCAAGAAAGCAGCAGTACGATGTGTGAACAGCTGTTCAATTCTCTGACAAATTCGTATGTATGCATTACACAATTGTGGCCGGCATGGCGCATTAGACAGGCTGCAGAtaactcacacacaaatacccaCGTCTCTTTTTTGGGCACATCTCTTTGCAATTGAATGCAAGGAGTTGTTCTTGGCGTAAGTTATGAAGTGTTGCGTTGTCAGAGCTCCAGATTCAtcataaaaaatgaaagacaacaaaaaaaatgcagagatTGGACtataaaagcagcagcaacacattaAAAGAAAGTGATAAGATAAGCGGAAGCTGATAGTGTAGAAAAGGGGAAATGTCTTCTGCTTGCTTCTGAGAATATCTGCAGTTACATGATTCATGCAAGTTCCCCTGGTTTATTTAGCGCCTACATTTCAGAGGCACTAAAAAGTGACCatataaagacagagacagatcagaCTGCAAGCAACATTCTTTGCCTAATTTGCACTTAATTTGTCTATGTAGTCAGTTTGTACTCCAATGTTATATCACTCTGAAAGAACAGCTCATCCTCTGGGTCGGTGGCCTTTCTCTGCAATGACGGCAGgaaaactacagtgtgtgtgtgtgtgtgtgtgtgtgtgtgtgtgtgtgtgtgtgtgtgtgtgtgtgtgtgtgtgtgtgtgtgtgtgtgtgtgtgtgtgtgtgttgaggtgaCATCTGTGGCCAGAGTTACAGGAGTGGAAGCGTTAATGTTAACCAGCTGCAGCACTGGGATATAAATCTAGCACTTCTAAAGCAGGAAAGGAGTCTCCCCCCCCGACTCCCATCCAGCCTCTCCCCCCGTGAGACTTCCACAGGAGCGTTGTCCTGTCCACATGCCGGCGCCTGTGGAAACGCACTTGTATACAACCGATTGGAGGCAGTACACAACAGCTCTGTGTGCCGCATAAACAAAGCACTGAATTCAGGGTTCGGTTTGATATTGAGAGTAACCATGGCAAATCATTTAAGTTTTTGGATGACTCATAACTGTAGCATATGCTGACAATTAAGGCCAGAAAAGGATTCTCCTCATTTACCCTGAAAATTGTTTTGAGTTTACTTCATTAACATTTACAGAGGTCATCTTTGTTCAGATTTTGTGGATGAGCCCATTTTTGAATTTAATCCTTAAACATCACATCTGtgtccaaacaaaaaaaacttctaaTCACAGGTAATAACAAGGAGTTGGACTCTTCTGTTACCTCCTCACAGTATCAGAAGGGTGTGGACAGCACAAGAGTGAGGttgttgtatttctttccaGCTTCACAGAGactaaagaaaacactgaaaccttGCTGTAAGGACCTATAGAGCCAGGCACTTCTCTGCAGTGCCAACTGTGTGATATTTATGTTGGCTACTCAaccaaagagacatttcctGTATGCGCTCTCCCACCCGTCTGCAAGAGCCCAAGCATCCAATAGTCATCATAACCCCTCCAAATGGGTCCTCTGGCCCTCCCTGAAAGCAGAGCATCATGCATGCTGTTTCCATGGACTGATGTCAATTAACTGCAAAACTGATGCAGACTTCCCTGCCAGAAAATCTAAAACTGGTTTCTGAAGTCATCATGGATAACAATGACATGACTGTGACTCATGTCTATAATTAAATCACATACGAGGTTGCTGTAGAGAAATGGTAAGAATGTATGAAGCCTCTCAGGGAACTTGCAAGAATGCATCTTTTTATTTCTCCCATGATTCAATATAGTGGAGTGCAGAACACaatgtgagctgcagaggagcatcAATGGAGCTGGCAGTGAACACAGATCAATTTGATCAGGCCAGATGGTTGCTATAAAAAGTATTCAGTTCAGGTCTTCttgctgaaataaaataaaaacctttGAATTATACATCAGGTTGTTTCTTCAAGAGCTTATTTAATTTTGTCATAAAAAGGCACTCAACATAAACACTACAAGTATTAACAAAACAGTACAATAGGTTCTTTTTTTCTCAGGTGTTTGGACCTGGTAATTGTTCCTCTTTCtgaagttcagctgaagctaGTATCAGCCCTAAGCACTCACATCAAATCAAGAGGGTAATTTCCAAAGTTTCCAGCGTTTATGTGCAAGACGTCCTCTTCCTGTTACCATCTTCCCATCAAAACAAGGAAACACAGTCACAAGGGAATTTTGCAATGCACTTTAAGACACTTTAAATCTGGTAGACACCCAACTGATTTGATTCATTGCTTAAATCTGATATTGGCTTCAGCTGAAATTAAGAATAAATGTTTTGCACATGGCTGTGGATTGACGGGAATTTCTTCACAGCCGATATGAACAGGAGGAACAATTACAGCAATCAAAAGCACTTTTAAGACTGTAAATATGTTAAAGTCAGTATTGTTTTAAGACAAACTTAAATATATGTGAACCTAACCTCAGATAGgaaattttaatatttaaaaatatctttattttgaaagtataaCCCACATTTTTTCACTGTGCACAGTCCTGATGTTCATCTCAGTAgccttgtttttgtgttcacaccgagcagagaggcagagttTACACAGAGTTTACTGAACCAGGTGTGTATACTTGGTTGGTAATAACCCACTCAGCAGCTGTCCAGGATGGGAAGAGCCTATCTTACCGTCTATCTTACCCACCCAGATTCTTGGTGGGTAATTCCCAGCGGATGTGCTCTATCCTCTATGTCTGCATCTTTTTTAGTCCTGCTAACAGTCCTCGTCTCCTGTCTTGTTTTGGGAGGCTACATGTAcgcacatgaaacatgaaaacacacacacacacacacacacacacacacacacacacacacacacacacagcagcagcgcCCTGTTAACCACACTTTCATCAAATACTGCTGAGGTGCACAttccactgcagagcagagggaaagaggagctGGGAAAACAGATGGAGACTGGCAGAACAAGTGAATGAGCAGGAGAAAGCCACAAGTGAGAGGGGGAAGGTGTTTGTAAAGATCCAAGCAGGAATCTGAGATTGACATTTCCTGTCAGTGTAAGGCATGAATCGGCACAGTGTTCCAGGAGTGTAGGCCTTGTAGTTTGCCTCTGTGACTTGCCAGTTTATAGTTTCCTAACATGGTGACTGGGGTTACTGATCCCACATCTGTAGCAGCAGCTTT
Proteins encoded in this region:
- the marveld1 gene encoding MARVEL domain-containing protein 1, which codes for MPPQPPQPQVRENILKFLNSFLGIIRILQIVFGAGLWVTIAANKYEGSIHFVLFVAVLFWLLTLALFFLTLLDKQDLVPLLGGDRWLSTNLAHDVAAAVLYLPAIGVMIYKTDRNSYCNLEQYKHLCLYKVYLTAAVFACLCCLVYLLSVIYGACRKCRGEQTVI
- the LOC139341756 gene encoding arginine vasopressin-induced protein 1-like produces the protein MPPFPVFLRMDTGHGHPPSSVVAGPSSLWRLAERRSRKAGSGNIFSDVNLWQLQRLFRAAGDQDAEQRAQLVWGHGDEAELAQALIGLRARSHRRGLRTKGRDALGSHWLRAFNHLRIGESSPGSPGKDPTEESDSEARAHSSPEPHRHTSVGTTGRDTEATVGLTESQGPAMTSERPVRTSSGLRRGGESNPERYLHRILH